One window from the genome of Diospyros lotus cultivar Yz01 chromosome 11, ASM1463336v1, whole genome shotgun sequence encodes:
- the LOC127813202 gene encoding uncharacterized protein LOC127813202: protein MGESFTIQISSKLVKQLADEGEKKKKTRKSKTRIPRDSQKAQPKVQQKQISDDIETPRGTAALDWRVQPPLFLPVSPPSHSANAELNAIRSAVQESEKVLERLQKQEQVMVQEVTQRAKDLRDKEFKLPQQKPPPCLEEKDACFECYQEHVKAPLKCANLVKNYADCVRISRQQVSWTAK from the coding sequence ATGGGTGAATCTTTTACTATTCAGATTAGCAGCAAACTAGTCAAACAGCTTGCAGATGAaggtgagaagaagaagaaaacaaggaaaTCAAAAACGAGGATACCACGTGACTCACAAAAAGCTCAACCTAAAGTACAGCAAAAGCAGATTTCAGATGACATTGAAACTCCAAGAGGAACTGCAGCCTTGGATTGGCGGGTTCAGCCTCCATTATTTCTGCCCGTATCCCCTCCTTCACACTCTGCTAATGCAGAGTTAAATGCCATCCGTTCTGCTGTTCAAGAAAGTGAGAAAGTTTTGGAGAGATTGCAGAAGCAGGAGCAAGTCATGGTGCAGGAAGTAACACAAAGAGCTAAGGATCTCCGTGATAAGGAGTTCAAGCTTCCGCAACAGAAGCCCCCACCCTGTTTAGAGGAGAAAGATGCTTGCTTTGAATGCTACCAGGAACATGTCAAGGCCCCCCTGAAATGTGCGAATCTGGTAAAAAATTATGCAGACTGTGTTCGCATTAGCAGGCAACAAGTGAGTTGGACAGCTAAGTAG